In a genomic window of Cytobacillus sp. FSL H8-0458:
- a CDS encoding tyrosine-type recombinase/integrase yields MSSEGYRDSFIKSKELMKVTTINIRLRALRAFYNFLFKNKVIEVNPMKNIKLLRDRQKTIETLDDREIEKLIAVMRKQKSFVSFRDEVILLVFLDTGIRLSELVGIEVEDIRGNTVIIRKTKNSFERTVYLSEITQEQVKRYIKIRGQVETESLFINRDEGELNPHSIQTRFTKYGSQAQISKRVSPHTFRHTMAKRMIMSGIDAFSLMYLLGHTDITVTKRYVNLWGTDLEKKHKAYGALKGLKL; encoded by the coding sequence ATGTCATCAGAAGGATATAGAGATTCTTTCATTAAAAGTAAAGAGTTAATGAAAGTAACAACAATCAATATTCGTTTACGAGCATTAAGAGCTTTTTATAACTTCCTTTTTAAGAACAAGGTTATTGAAGTAAATCCAATGAAGAACATCAAATTACTTAGAGACAGACAAAAGACAATTGAAACTTTGGATGATCGTGAAATTGAAAAGTTAATTGCGGTAATGAGGAAGCAGAAGTCCTTTGTTTCGTTTAGAGACGAAGTAATCTTACTGGTGTTTTTAGATACTGGTATAAGACTATCTGAGCTTGTAGGAATTGAAGTGGAAGATATAAGGGGTAACACGGTTATTATACGTAAGACAAAAAACTCATTTGAAAGAACTGTCTATTTATCAGAAATTACACAGGAACAGGTTAAGAGATACATTAAAATCAGAGGTCAAGTTGAAACAGAAAGTTTATTCATAAATCGAGATGAAGGCGAACTAAATCCTCATAGCATCCAAACAAGATTCACAAAGTATGGTAGCCAGGCTCAAATAAGCAAAAGAGTAAGCCCACATACTTTTAGGCATACAATGGCCAAACGAATGATTATGTCAGGTATAGATGCATTCTCCCTCATGTATCTTCTAGGACATACAGATATCACAGTTACAAAGAGGTATGTAAACCTTTGGGGAACAGATTTAGAAAAAAAGCATAAGGCATATGGAGCTCTCAAAGGTTTAAAACTATAA